The following coding sequences lie in one Phyllopteryx taeniolatus isolate TA_2022b chromosome 4, UOR_Ptae_1.2, whole genome shotgun sequence genomic window:
- the LOC133476932 gene encoding sodium/calcium exchanger 1-like isoform X3, with amino-acid sequence MHRAGTSSSLVLLSLMLAKVVSVGAVAASWNNTLHNNSKCGGSADCKDGVILSQWRPKDPGLPDRIARATIYFVGLAYMFLGVSIIADRFMASIEVITSQERQITVKKANGTKFTTTVRIWNETVSNLTLMALGSSAPEILLSVVEICGHNFDAGELGPNTIVGSAAFNMFVIIGLCVYVIPDGETRRVKHLRVFFVTATWSVFAYTWLYLILAYFSPGIVEIWEGLLTLFFFPVCVSFAYVADRRLLFYKYVYKRYRAGKRRGVIIETEGEPELPSKANVKKPACDREPFDAELGVEVPAEDGQAGMAKELKLKYPDKETQQLMKLATCRGLTQQEKSCAFYCCHASQITTGTDSIPKKEWAADLNQRVTRCELTSQMSENDRSAKVFFQPAVYQCLENCGSVALNLCRGGDLSTTVAVDFQTQDGTAKAGSDFGFTKGTVVFRAGETQKEIRINIIDDDIFEEEEHFLVHLSGVRVLSAASGAATDSDSPAGLGLLCTATVTIFDDDHAGIFTFEEPTVTVSESVGVMEVRVVRTAGARGAVAVPYRTIEGTAKGGGEDFEDTHGVLEFDNDEICKTLQINIIDDEEYEKNKSFLVQMDEPRLLEMSQRKAVLLREVGGFMRTDKQLFGKDVYRKLQPQEQPNPSSIVSISGTAFPAACPPACPSLRGLFSAHVCLSEGAEDLGTKEEEERRVARMGRPMLGEHVKLEVVIEESYEFKSAVDKVLKKTRLAVLVETTSWREQFVEAITVSAGGGDNDDSGSGGGKKLPSALDYVLHFLTVFWKLLFVLVPPTDYWNGWACFVVSIVVIGILTAVIGDLASHFGCTVGLKDSVTAVVFVALGTSVPDTFASKAAASQDQYADASIGNVTGSNAVNVFLGIGVAWSIAAIYHYSKNQVFRVDPGTLAFSVTLFTIFAFICIAVLMYRRRPEIGGELGGPPLAKTATAGLFFSLWLMYIFLSSLEAYCHIRGF; translated from the exons ATGCACCGAGCCGGAACGTCATCATCACTTGTTTTGTTGAGCCTCATGTTGGCTAAAGTTGTGTCAGTGGGGGCCGTCGCCGCCTCCTGGAACAACACGCTGCACAACAACAGTAAATGTGGCGGCAGCGCCGACTGCAAGGACGGCGTCATCTTGTCGCAGTGGCGGCCGAAGGACCCCGGCCTCCCGGACCGCATAGCCAGGGCCACCATTTATTTTGTGGGCTTGGCGTACATGTTTCTGGGTGTTTCCATCATTGCCGACCGCTTTATGGCGTCCATCGAGGTCATCACATCCCAGGAGCGACAGATCACTGTAAAAAAAGCCAACGGGACGAAGTTCACAACCACCGTGCGCATCTGGAACGAGACCGTGTCTAACCTGACTCTCATGGCGCTGGGTTCGTCCGCTCCGGAAATCCTGCTCTCTGTCGTCGAGATTTGCGGTCATAACTTTGACGCCGGCGAACTGGGGCCCAACACCATCGTGGGAAGCGCCGCCTTTAACATGTTCGTCATCATCGGCCTTTGCGTTTATGTCATTCCCGACGGAGAGACCCGCAGGGTCAAGCACCTCCGAGTTTTTTTCGTCACGGCCACCTGGAGCGTCTTTGCCTACACGTGGCTCTACCTCATCCTGGCCTACTTCTCTCCGGGCATCGTGGAGATTTGGGAGGGGCTCCTGACCCTCTTCTTCTTTCCCGTTTGTGTCAGCTTTGCGTACGTGGCTGACCGGCGCCTCCTGTTCTACAAGTACGTGTACAAGCGTTACCGAGCTGGGAAGCGCAGGGGGGTGATCATCGAAACCGAGGGTGAGCCGGAGCTTCCCTCCAAAGCCAACGTCAAAAAACCGGCCTGCGACCGGGAGCCGTTTGATGCCGAGCTGGGCGTTGAGGTGCCAGCAGAAGACGGCCAGGCGGGGATGGCGAAGGAGTTGAAACTGAAGTATCCCGATAAGGAGACGCAGCAGCTAATGAAGCTAGCCACCTGCCGCGGTTTAACACAGCAGGAGAAGAGTTGTGCGTTCTACTGCTGCCATGCCTCGCAGATCACGACAGGGACCGACAGCATCCCGAAAAAGGAGTGGGCCGCCGACCTCAACCAGAGAGTCACTCGGTGCGAATTAACATCTCAGATGTCAGAAAATGACCGGTCCGCTAAGGTGTTCTTCCAGCCAGCGGTCTACCAGTGCTTAGAGAACTGCGGCAGCGTTGCGCTGAATTTGTGTCGAGGAGGAGATCTGAGCACAACCGTTGCTGTCGACTTTCAGACGCAAGATGGCACCGCTAAAGCCGGTTCAGACTTTGGCTTCACAAAGGGAACGGTGGTGTTCAGAGCCGGCGAGACACAAAAGGAAATCCGAATCAACATCATCGACGATGACATctttgaggaggaggagcactTCCTGGTCCACTTGAGCGGCGTGAGGGTCCTGTCCGCCGCCAGCGGAGCGGCGACGGACAGCGACAGCCCAGCGGGTTTGGGTTTGCTCTGCACAGCCACAGTCACCATCTTTGACGACGACCACGCGGGCATCTTCACCTTCGAGGAGCCCACGGTGACCGTGAGTGAGAGCGTCGGCGTGATGGAGGTCAGAGTGGTCCGGACCGCGGGGGCTCGGGGAGCTGTGGCCGTGCCGTACAGAACCATCGAGGGGACCGCCAAAGGTGGCGGTGAAGACTTCGAAGACACTCACGGTGTCCTGGAGTTTGACAACGATGAGATCTG TAAAACGCTGCAAATCAACATCATCGATGACGAAGAGTACGAGAAGAACAAAAGCTTTTTGGTGCAGATGGACGAGCCGCGACTTCTGGAGATGAGCCAAAGGAAAG CTGTGCTGCTTCGAGAAGTTG gtggATTCATGCGAACAG acAAGCAATTGTTCG GCAAAGACGTCTACAGAAAGCTACAACCGCAAGAACAACCGAACCCCTCTTCCATTGTTAGCATCTCAGGTACAGCATTTCCTGCTGCATGTCCCCCGGCATGTCCATCCCTCCGGGGACTTTTCAGTGCACATGTGTGTCTGTCAGAGGGAGCTGAGGACTTGGGGacaaaggaggaagaggagcggcGCGTCGCACGGATGGGTCGACCGATGTTGGGCGAACACGTCAAACTGGAAGTCGTCATTGAGGAGTCGTACGAGTTTAAG AGCGCAGTGGACAAGGTGCTGAAGAAGACAAGACTGGCCGTGCTGGTGGAAACGACGTCGTGGCGAGAACAATTTGTGGAGGCCATCACAGTCAGCGCAg GCGGCGGCGACAACGACGACAGCGGCAGTGGAGGTGGAAAGAAGTTGCCCTCCGCTCTGGACTACGTCCTGCATTTCCTGACCGTCTTCTGGAAGCTTCTGTTCGTGTTGGTCCCACCCACTGACTACTGGAACGGCTGGGCGTGCTTCGTGGTCTCGATCGTGGTTATCGGCATCCTGACGGCGGTCATCGGGGACCTGGCATCGCACTTCGGCTGCACGGTGGGTCTGAAGGACTCGGTCACAGCTGTGGTGTTTGTTGCACTGGGCACATCAGTACCTG ATACCTTCGCTAGCAAGGCGGCCGCCAGCCAGGACCAGTACGCCGACGCCTCTATCGGCAATGTGACGGGAAGCAATGCCGTCAACGTGTTCCTGGGCATCGGTGTGGCCTGGTCCATCGCTGCCATTTATCACTACTCCAAAAACCAGGTGTTCAGGGTGGACCCGGGAACGCTAGCTTTCTCAGTCACCCTCTTCACCATCTTCGCCTTCATCTGCATCGCCGTCCTCATGTACCGGCGCCGACCCGAGATCGGTGGAGAACTGGGCGGACCGCCGCTCGCTAAGACGGCGACTGCCGGCTTGTTCTTCAGCCTGTGGTTGATGTACATCTTCCTGTCCTCGCTCGAGGCCTACTGCCACATCCGCGGCTTCTGA
- the LOC133476932 gene encoding sodium/calcium exchanger 1-like isoform X1, which yields MHRAGTSSSLVLLSLMLAKVVSVGAVAASWNNTLHNNSKCGGSADCKDGVILSQWRPKDPGLPDRIARATIYFVGLAYMFLGVSIIADRFMASIEVITSQERQITVKKANGTKFTTTVRIWNETVSNLTLMALGSSAPEILLSVVEICGHNFDAGELGPNTIVGSAAFNMFVIIGLCVYVIPDGETRRVKHLRVFFVTATWSVFAYTWLYLILAYFSPGIVEIWEGLLTLFFFPVCVSFAYVADRRLLFYKYVYKRYRAGKRRGVIIETEGEPELPSKANVKKPACDREPFDAELGVEVPAEDGQAGMAKELKLKYPDKETQQLMKLATCRGLTQQEKSCAFYCCHASQITTGTDSIPKKEWAADLNQRVTRCELTSQMSENDRSAKVFFQPAVYQCLENCGSVALNLCRGGDLSTTVAVDFQTQDGTAKAGSDFGFTKGTVVFRAGETQKEIRINIIDDDIFEEEEHFLVHLSGVRVLSAASGAATDSDSPAGLGLLCTATVTIFDDDHAGIFTFEEPTVTVSESVGVMEVRVVRTAGARGAVAVPYRTIEGTAKGGGEDFEDTHGVLEFDNDEICKTLQINIIDDEEYEKNKSFLVQMDEPRLLEMSQRKAVLLREVGGFMRTDKQLFGKSAFNPGCLVAAPGPAATLHEPDSFFSSFLSQHPHLFSLPCHHRTGKDVYRKLQPQEQPNPSSIVSISGTAFPAACPPACPSLRGLFSAHVCLSEGAEDLGTKEEEERRVARMGRPMLGEHVKLEVVIEESYEFKSAVDKVLKKTRLAVLVETTSWREQFVEAITVSAGGGDNDDSGSGGGKKLPSALDYVLHFLTVFWKLLFVLVPPTDYWNGWACFVVSIVVIGILTAVIGDLASHFGCTVGLKDSVTAVVFVALGTSVPDTFASKAAASQDQYADASIGNVTGSNAVNVFLGIGVAWSIAAIYHYSKNQVFRVDPGTLAFSVTLFTIFAFICIAVLMYRRRPEIGGELGGPPLAKTATAGLFFSLWLMYIFLSSLEAYCHIRGF from the exons ATGCACCGAGCCGGAACGTCATCATCACTTGTTTTGTTGAGCCTCATGTTGGCTAAAGTTGTGTCAGTGGGGGCCGTCGCCGCCTCCTGGAACAACACGCTGCACAACAACAGTAAATGTGGCGGCAGCGCCGACTGCAAGGACGGCGTCATCTTGTCGCAGTGGCGGCCGAAGGACCCCGGCCTCCCGGACCGCATAGCCAGGGCCACCATTTATTTTGTGGGCTTGGCGTACATGTTTCTGGGTGTTTCCATCATTGCCGACCGCTTTATGGCGTCCATCGAGGTCATCACATCCCAGGAGCGACAGATCACTGTAAAAAAAGCCAACGGGACGAAGTTCACAACCACCGTGCGCATCTGGAACGAGACCGTGTCTAACCTGACTCTCATGGCGCTGGGTTCGTCCGCTCCGGAAATCCTGCTCTCTGTCGTCGAGATTTGCGGTCATAACTTTGACGCCGGCGAACTGGGGCCCAACACCATCGTGGGAAGCGCCGCCTTTAACATGTTCGTCATCATCGGCCTTTGCGTTTATGTCATTCCCGACGGAGAGACCCGCAGGGTCAAGCACCTCCGAGTTTTTTTCGTCACGGCCACCTGGAGCGTCTTTGCCTACACGTGGCTCTACCTCATCCTGGCCTACTTCTCTCCGGGCATCGTGGAGATTTGGGAGGGGCTCCTGACCCTCTTCTTCTTTCCCGTTTGTGTCAGCTTTGCGTACGTGGCTGACCGGCGCCTCCTGTTCTACAAGTACGTGTACAAGCGTTACCGAGCTGGGAAGCGCAGGGGGGTGATCATCGAAACCGAGGGTGAGCCGGAGCTTCCCTCCAAAGCCAACGTCAAAAAACCGGCCTGCGACCGGGAGCCGTTTGATGCCGAGCTGGGCGTTGAGGTGCCAGCAGAAGACGGCCAGGCGGGGATGGCGAAGGAGTTGAAACTGAAGTATCCCGATAAGGAGACGCAGCAGCTAATGAAGCTAGCCACCTGCCGCGGTTTAACACAGCAGGAGAAGAGTTGTGCGTTCTACTGCTGCCATGCCTCGCAGATCACGACAGGGACCGACAGCATCCCGAAAAAGGAGTGGGCCGCCGACCTCAACCAGAGAGTCACTCGGTGCGAATTAACATCTCAGATGTCAGAAAATGACCGGTCCGCTAAGGTGTTCTTCCAGCCAGCGGTCTACCAGTGCTTAGAGAACTGCGGCAGCGTTGCGCTGAATTTGTGTCGAGGAGGAGATCTGAGCACAACCGTTGCTGTCGACTTTCAGACGCAAGATGGCACCGCTAAAGCCGGTTCAGACTTTGGCTTCACAAAGGGAACGGTGGTGTTCAGAGCCGGCGAGACACAAAAGGAAATCCGAATCAACATCATCGACGATGACATctttgaggaggaggagcactTCCTGGTCCACTTGAGCGGCGTGAGGGTCCTGTCCGCCGCCAGCGGAGCGGCGACGGACAGCGACAGCCCAGCGGGTTTGGGTTTGCTCTGCACAGCCACAGTCACCATCTTTGACGACGACCACGCGGGCATCTTCACCTTCGAGGAGCCCACGGTGACCGTGAGTGAGAGCGTCGGCGTGATGGAGGTCAGAGTGGTCCGGACCGCGGGGGCTCGGGGAGCTGTGGCCGTGCCGTACAGAACCATCGAGGGGACCGCCAAAGGTGGCGGTGAAGACTTCGAAGACACTCACGGTGTCCTGGAGTTTGACAACGATGAGATCTG TAAAACGCTGCAAATCAACATCATCGATGACGAAGAGTACGAGAAGAACAAAAGCTTTTTGGTGCAGATGGACGAGCCGCGACTTCTGGAGATGAGCCAAAGGAAAG CTGTGCTGCTTCGAGAAGTTG gtggATTCATGCGAACAG acAAGCAATTGTTCGGTAAGAGCGCTTTCAACCCTGGCTGCTTGGTAGCGGCCCCCGGACCGGCCGCAACGCTACATGAACCTGACTCctttttctcttcctttttATCACAACATCCTCACCTTTTCTCACTTCCTTGTCACCATCGGACAGGCAAAGACGTCTACAGAAAGCTACAACCGCAAGAACAACCGAACCCCTCTTCCATTGTTAGCATCTCAGGTACAGCATTTCCTGCTGCATGTCCCCCGGCATGTCCATCCCTCCGGGGACTTTTCAGTGCACATGTGTGTCTGTCAGAGGGAGCTGAGGACTTGGGGacaaaggaggaagaggagcggcGCGTCGCACGGATGGGTCGACCGATGTTGGGCGAACACGTCAAACTGGAAGTCGTCATTGAGGAGTCGTACGAGTTTAAG AGCGCAGTGGACAAGGTGCTGAAGAAGACAAGACTGGCCGTGCTGGTGGAAACGACGTCGTGGCGAGAACAATTTGTGGAGGCCATCACAGTCAGCGCAg GCGGCGGCGACAACGACGACAGCGGCAGTGGAGGTGGAAAGAAGTTGCCCTCCGCTCTGGACTACGTCCTGCATTTCCTGACCGTCTTCTGGAAGCTTCTGTTCGTGTTGGTCCCACCCACTGACTACTGGAACGGCTGGGCGTGCTTCGTGGTCTCGATCGTGGTTATCGGCATCCTGACGGCGGTCATCGGGGACCTGGCATCGCACTTCGGCTGCACGGTGGGTCTGAAGGACTCGGTCACAGCTGTGGTGTTTGTTGCACTGGGCACATCAGTACCTG ATACCTTCGCTAGCAAGGCGGCCGCCAGCCAGGACCAGTACGCCGACGCCTCTATCGGCAATGTGACGGGAAGCAATGCCGTCAACGTGTTCCTGGGCATCGGTGTGGCCTGGTCCATCGCTGCCATTTATCACTACTCCAAAAACCAGGTGTTCAGGGTGGACCCGGGAACGCTAGCTTTCTCAGTCACCCTCTTCACCATCTTCGCCTTCATCTGCATCGCCGTCCTCATGTACCGGCGCCGACCCGAGATCGGTGGAGAACTGGGCGGACCGCCGCTCGCTAAGACGGCGACTGCCGGCTTGTTCTTCAGCCTGTGGTTGATGTACATCTTCCTGTCCTCGCTCGAGGCCTACTGCCACATCCGCGGCTTCTGA
- the LOC133476932 gene encoding sodium/calcium exchanger 1-like isoform X4, which translates to MHRAGTSSSLVLLSLMLAKVVSVGAVAASWNNTLHNNSKCGGSADCKDGVILSQWRPKDPGLPDRIARATIYFVGLAYMFLGVSIIADRFMASIEVITSQERQITVKKANGTKFTTTVRIWNETVSNLTLMALGSSAPEILLSVVEICGHNFDAGELGPNTIVGSAAFNMFVIIGLCVYVIPDGETRRVKHLRVFFVTATWSVFAYTWLYLILAYFSPGIVEIWEGLLTLFFFPVCVSFAYVADRRLLFYKYVYKRYRAGKRRGVIIETEGEPELPSKANVKKPACDREPFDAELGVEVPAEDGQAGMAKELKLKYPDKETQQLMKLATCRGLTQQEKSCAFYCCHASQITTGTDSIPKKEWAADLNQRVTRCELTSQMSENDRSAKVFFQPAVYQCLENCGSVALNLCRGGDLSTTVAVDFQTQDGTAKAGSDFGFTKGTVVFRAGETQKEIRINIIDDDIFEEEEHFLVHLSGVRVLSAASGAATDSDSPAGLGLLCTATVTIFDDDHAGIFTFEEPTVTVSESVGVMEVRVVRTAGARGAVAVPYRTIEGTAKGGGEDFEDTHGVLEFDNDEICKTLQINIIDDEEYEKNKSFLVQMDEPRLLEMSQRKAVLLREVGGFMRTGKDVYRKLQPQEQPNPSSIVSISGTAFPAACPPACPSLRGLFSAHVCLSEGAEDLGTKEEEERRVARMGRPMLGEHVKLEVVIEESYEFKSAVDKVLKKTRLAVLVETTSWREQFVEAITVSAGGGDNDDSGSGGGKKLPSALDYVLHFLTVFWKLLFVLVPPTDYWNGWACFVVSIVVIGILTAVIGDLASHFGCTVGLKDSVTAVVFVALGTSVPDTFASKAAASQDQYADASIGNVTGSNAVNVFLGIGVAWSIAAIYHYSKNQVFRVDPGTLAFSVTLFTIFAFICIAVLMYRRRPEIGGELGGPPLAKTATAGLFFSLWLMYIFLSSLEAYCHIRGF; encoded by the exons ATGCACCGAGCCGGAACGTCATCATCACTTGTTTTGTTGAGCCTCATGTTGGCTAAAGTTGTGTCAGTGGGGGCCGTCGCCGCCTCCTGGAACAACACGCTGCACAACAACAGTAAATGTGGCGGCAGCGCCGACTGCAAGGACGGCGTCATCTTGTCGCAGTGGCGGCCGAAGGACCCCGGCCTCCCGGACCGCATAGCCAGGGCCACCATTTATTTTGTGGGCTTGGCGTACATGTTTCTGGGTGTTTCCATCATTGCCGACCGCTTTATGGCGTCCATCGAGGTCATCACATCCCAGGAGCGACAGATCACTGTAAAAAAAGCCAACGGGACGAAGTTCACAACCACCGTGCGCATCTGGAACGAGACCGTGTCTAACCTGACTCTCATGGCGCTGGGTTCGTCCGCTCCGGAAATCCTGCTCTCTGTCGTCGAGATTTGCGGTCATAACTTTGACGCCGGCGAACTGGGGCCCAACACCATCGTGGGAAGCGCCGCCTTTAACATGTTCGTCATCATCGGCCTTTGCGTTTATGTCATTCCCGACGGAGAGACCCGCAGGGTCAAGCACCTCCGAGTTTTTTTCGTCACGGCCACCTGGAGCGTCTTTGCCTACACGTGGCTCTACCTCATCCTGGCCTACTTCTCTCCGGGCATCGTGGAGATTTGGGAGGGGCTCCTGACCCTCTTCTTCTTTCCCGTTTGTGTCAGCTTTGCGTACGTGGCTGACCGGCGCCTCCTGTTCTACAAGTACGTGTACAAGCGTTACCGAGCTGGGAAGCGCAGGGGGGTGATCATCGAAACCGAGGGTGAGCCGGAGCTTCCCTCCAAAGCCAACGTCAAAAAACCGGCCTGCGACCGGGAGCCGTTTGATGCCGAGCTGGGCGTTGAGGTGCCAGCAGAAGACGGCCAGGCGGGGATGGCGAAGGAGTTGAAACTGAAGTATCCCGATAAGGAGACGCAGCAGCTAATGAAGCTAGCCACCTGCCGCGGTTTAACACAGCAGGAGAAGAGTTGTGCGTTCTACTGCTGCCATGCCTCGCAGATCACGACAGGGACCGACAGCATCCCGAAAAAGGAGTGGGCCGCCGACCTCAACCAGAGAGTCACTCGGTGCGAATTAACATCTCAGATGTCAGAAAATGACCGGTCCGCTAAGGTGTTCTTCCAGCCAGCGGTCTACCAGTGCTTAGAGAACTGCGGCAGCGTTGCGCTGAATTTGTGTCGAGGAGGAGATCTGAGCACAACCGTTGCTGTCGACTTTCAGACGCAAGATGGCACCGCTAAAGCCGGTTCAGACTTTGGCTTCACAAAGGGAACGGTGGTGTTCAGAGCCGGCGAGACACAAAAGGAAATCCGAATCAACATCATCGACGATGACATctttgaggaggaggagcactTCCTGGTCCACTTGAGCGGCGTGAGGGTCCTGTCCGCCGCCAGCGGAGCGGCGACGGACAGCGACAGCCCAGCGGGTTTGGGTTTGCTCTGCACAGCCACAGTCACCATCTTTGACGACGACCACGCGGGCATCTTCACCTTCGAGGAGCCCACGGTGACCGTGAGTGAGAGCGTCGGCGTGATGGAGGTCAGAGTGGTCCGGACCGCGGGGGCTCGGGGAGCTGTGGCCGTGCCGTACAGAACCATCGAGGGGACCGCCAAAGGTGGCGGTGAAGACTTCGAAGACACTCACGGTGTCCTGGAGTTTGACAACGATGAGATCTG TAAAACGCTGCAAATCAACATCATCGATGACGAAGAGTACGAGAAGAACAAAAGCTTTTTGGTGCAGATGGACGAGCCGCGACTTCTGGAGATGAGCCAAAGGAAAG CTGTGCTGCTTCGAGAAGTTG gtggATTCATGCGAACAG GCAAAGACGTCTACAGAAAGCTACAACCGCAAGAACAACCGAACCCCTCTTCCATTGTTAGCATCTCAGGTACAGCATTTCCTGCTGCATGTCCCCCGGCATGTCCATCCCTCCGGGGACTTTTCAGTGCACATGTGTGTCTGTCAGAGGGAGCTGAGGACTTGGGGacaaaggaggaagaggagcggcGCGTCGCACGGATGGGTCGACCGATGTTGGGCGAACACGTCAAACTGGAAGTCGTCATTGAGGAGTCGTACGAGTTTAAG AGCGCAGTGGACAAGGTGCTGAAGAAGACAAGACTGGCCGTGCTGGTGGAAACGACGTCGTGGCGAGAACAATTTGTGGAGGCCATCACAGTCAGCGCAg GCGGCGGCGACAACGACGACAGCGGCAGTGGAGGTGGAAAGAAGTTGCCCTCCGCTCTGGACTACGTCCTGCATTTCCTGACCGTCTTCTGGAAGCTTCTGTTCGTGTTGGTCCCACCCACTGACTACTGGAACGGCTGGGCGTGCTTCGTGGTCTCGATCGTGGTTATCGGCATCCTGACGGCGGTCATCGGGGACCTGGCATCGCACTTCGGCTGCACGGTGGGTCTGAAGGACTCGGTCACAGCTGTGGTGTTTGTTGCACTGGGCACATCAGTACCTG ATACCTTCGCTAGCAAGGCGGCCGCCAGCCAGGACCAGTACGCCGACGCCTCTATCGGCAATGTGACGGGAAGCAATGCCGTCAACGTGTTCCTGGGCATCGGTGTGGCCTGGTCCATCGCTGCCATTTATCACTACTCCAAAAACCAGGTGTTCAGGGTGGACCCGGGAACGCTAGCTTTCTCAGTCACCCTCTTCACCATCTTCGCCTTCATCTGCATCGCCGTCCTCATGTACCGGCGCCGACCCGAGATCGGTGGAGAACTGGGCGGACCGCCGCTCGCTAAGACGGCGACTGCCGGCTTGTTCTTCAGCCTGTGGTTGATGTACATCTTCCTGTCCTCGCTCGAGGCCTACTGCCACATCCGCGGCTTCTGA